The genomic interval GTGCGAAACGGTCTGTCCGGGGCCACGTGTCACGAAGGGGCAGACGAAGATGTTAAGCGAACAAAATAACGCAGACTTTTTGACTTCTCACAGAGGATGGAAAGGCCTGAAAGGtgcttgaaagaaaacaaaaatgctccCACCTCCAGCTGCCTCTTGGTTTCACTGAAGGTTCTCTCCAACGTCTCCATCTGGTGCATTTTGGCTCTGAGCATCTCCAGCTGACCCTGCAGCTCTCGGACCTGTTCCCCCCGCAGAGGGTCGTCCTGTCTGGGCTCTCCTTCGAGAGACGCTACCTGCCTCTGGGTGTCATCCACCCGCTCCCTTAACAGCATAATATTGTGGCTGTACCTGCAGGCAACAAAAATCATGACACCACTAAACACTTAAATTGACAGCAAAGGGTTTTTTTCAAGGTACatgctttttaattattaattttaataattacaaCACATATTTCTCAGTTCTGGGTTGAAACTTAAAAGGatcataaagaaaagaaaactatacGACATTACTGAACAATTGTTGAAATGACTTTTTGCTGATGTGACACAAACAGCTGTGGAACCATTTCTGACTGCACCGTACCTCTGCAGGTGGTCCAGGTCGCACGGAGAGCTGCGGCTATCGGGGGGCTGCTCTCCTTTCTGGGTCTGTCTGCTGGGTGGGGTCTCCTCGGGCTGTGCGTTACTGAGCCGCTGCAGCTGCCTCACCGGGGACAGAGGGCACGGCTTTGCGAAGGAATCCCCCGCCGACGAGCAGCGGTACAGTTTAGGCTTTGAGGTAGAAGGCTCGACATCCTCCACGATCAACTTCCTCTTGAACTTCTTGGGAATCTGCGGCGCTTTGGCGCAGTCTCTGTGTCTCTTAGCCAGGTAGGCTTTAATGTCTTTGAGCGGCCGCTGGGTGAGGATGTAGTCAAACTCTACGCCGGTTTCTAACAAAGGGACTCCCAGCTGTATAGAGTCTCCAAGCCGGAGAAGATGGGGTTCATCGGCAGGTATCCGATTTCCATTCACCCACACGCCGTTGAGACTCTGGGAAAGAAAACGCTTCGTGTTTATCAGCTGCTGTTGGTTATAATAACCAAGGAAATGTTGGTGTCCTTGTacataaagcacatttaaaaatattaaaatctaagaCAAACATTGAGAAGGGTTCACTAATTTGTCTGCaacctttattttaaagagcCATTTTTACCATCCCTCCTACTAatggttttaactttaacagccAATCAATTTATTTCAGTCGatatcactcagtcattcaaatcaggtgtcaatgcagagaaacacctaaaacatgcaggacggtggtcctccaggaccaccACGGGGTTAGGCCAATTGTTCTCATTCTCAATTAAAATTGttgagaattttaaaaaatagtcttAGGAATTACACCGTGTTAATTACAAACAGCACACAGGAAAACCAAAGGCAGATTTGAACAcatctctcttcttttttttaaccaatataTTTAAAGAGAGACATTAGGACTGTCTTACCTTCTTGTCTATCACTGTCCACTGTCCGTCCTCCTTCTGTCTGAAGGCACAGTGTAGTCTGGAGATCATGAGAGGACAGCTTGAAGACAGCAGCTGGTAGGTCACGTCCAAACCACGTCCAACAGTGATctgaaaagtcaaaaacaaacacggCACCAACTTTGCAGCTCTTTAAATCGTTTAAAGAAGCCAGGTTACGTCATTTTTAAGGcataactacaaaaaaacatatattataTTAAACAGGCATGTATTATGAGTGGTAAACTGCATCTTTAACTATAACGGCGACATTAGGGTAGTGGTTTATTTCTAAGTGGAGCTAGcattagcaaaaagaaaaaaaaatgcacctcTGCGTTTTCGAATAAGCGGAGCCAGTCCGAATTTCCTCCGACCCTCATCAGACACAGAACCTCCGAATCCGAACCTTCATCCTCCTCAGCCGCACACGAGTCCGTCGTCACGCCGTCCATCTTATCTCATGCTGCCAGGGGCCAGCCGGACCTAAAACACCCCGCCGCGGGCTCCCTTCTCCGCCACATAgctgttagcatgctaacatgctaacgcGCTAGCACTGTAGACCAGGAGGGGGACAAACCGGAAGACGGCGCGCtcgctttcaaaataaaggcgTTGGTAGGAACGTTTGAGGTACatccatttcctgttttattttcatcgactcctgtcaataaataaataaatacattgccCATTGgtgaccaggggtggaaattagcacctgccaccggccaaatgcgggtaaatatttgaagtggcgggtgaatttgatcaacacacgcgccactgtggcgggttggcaatttgaacagaaaaggtgttatttgtcctcttgacatatagtgggcagcaatgtgctcgagttgctgctgttacgtcgagccccgttcccccatcagatacggttccccctgcgtctccgtaaataatgacttatctattaacagaattgtttagaggggcaaatatttctcattaaaaaaacaaaaaaacatcaNNNNNNNNNNNNNNNNNNNNNNNNNNNNNNNNNNNNNNNNNNNNNNNNNNNNNNNNNNNNNNNNNNNNNNNNNNNNNNNNNNNNNNNNNNNNNNNNNNNNNNNNNNNNNNNNNNNNNNNNNNNNNNNNNNNNNNNNNNNNNNNNNNNNNNNNNNNNNNNNNNNNNNNNNNNNNNNNNNNNNNNNNNNNNNNNNNNNNNNNNNNtccatgatgagaggaataaacacaattaaggactttttggcaaattatttttgtcccatgttttagagggggaaccgattatttcagacggctgaaatatttggttcccccctggtaacttttgcaaaacgTGAACTGCTAcagtcatgtttacaaaccaaaaactagagcggttcgtgttaatgttaaatatcatcggatactgaaatggaacaatttatatccccgacgaaaacctttctaaaaccacaaaaatcacttccttcatcagaatatcctacgtgggtagcacaaatagatatatgcattaaaagcagcaagtgtctgaaaaacatcacaacttacatacaaaaacttacaaaagcacaaaaaaaaacttcaaaaacactccacagaaataaattttactagtctgaattttttatgtacagatatgcatcttttaatggtttaaaataaaaaaatacaataagaaaagtctagttatttccatgcagtgtccagaaagaggtgttgttcagcttgtaggctCGCTTCCCGGGCAACCCCGCGTCATAAAACGAGCGCACCCACGCTCGGGGCGGGACTTCCGGTCTGTCGCGGATGTTGCAGAGAGCTGGAGCCAGGCGGACAGAAAGGGCTTGGTCGGGTTTGTCAccggttgtttttttttttttttttcttctcctcctccttccccttTATCCAAATCCGTGCGGACGGAAAGATAACCCGGAGCTCTGACGCCGCCGCTGAAACACCCCCCCCCGTAGATGAATGCCCTCCCCGGCTATGCTGCCCTGAGAGCGCCGCGAGTACCCGCCCCGCCAACATGTCCGATGTCAACAAGACTATTCAGAAATGGAACGCCAGCTTTAGGAAGGGCACTGACTTTGACTCGTGGGGACAGCTAGTGGAGGCCATAGATGAGTACCAAATGTAAGTTCTGCATGTGTGTCCTGTCCCCTCACAGCCGGGTTTATCCCGGGGGCGGCAGCCCGCGGGGTTGGCTTGTTTTGCGTTCCCGAACCTGATAGCGGCCGCTCCTTCAGAAGTTAGCGGTAAATAAACCCGTCCCAACCGTGACGTGGGGTGGCATTTGTTGCAGAGGCGTCGTTGGGAGCTTCATTCACAGATGCTTGCTGTGCGTTTgggtcaggaaaaaaaaaaacagagccaaACTGTCCCTCGGAGTATTGGGAAATAGTCAGCCACACCCTCTCATTGTTATGGGTGGGTTTCAAATGTCCTCTGTGAGGACAGCTTTCTGCTGTCTCCGAGGGGGATCAGCCTCTCTGCGAGGCCTTTCAGGATGTGATCAGCCTTTGCTAATAATCTGTGTTTGAGAATGCGTTTTAAAATGCTCCAATGTTGAGTGAAAACCAATAAATCACTTGGTGTCAGTGCTTGGCCACCAGGGGGCGCAGAACAAGCCCATTGATCTGATGAGCATCTTAAAGGTCTgaaatcagacatttaaaaagcttaTCCTGCAGTTTGAGAGGGTTTCCTCCAGTGGGTTTCCACATGTGTTGATataaaattctgaaatgtgggtacacactcaatgtaaataaatcacttttagcTGCAGGCATTAtgcaacaaatctgagcgtaaagATGTATTGGTGCATAAAACCATCAGCTTTATTTCGTGGTTTTATccaggttatcctgaactatatcataTAGTGCAGTttaagagtttactccagtagctTTCCCAATGCATTGATATGTAATTCTGAATTGCGCGTatgcgctcaatgtaaacagaACACTGATTGTAAACACAAGCCAGTACTCAGAGACACGTGGTAATTGGCAGTCTGTCACAAATTTCTCttatagatttttaattttaggacaCATTACCCACGGATGTGTCCTCATGACGTCTTTAAAGCGTTTCATTAATCCGTTTAACTGTGCTCCGTCAGTTTAGCGCGACAGCTGCAGAAAGAAGTCCAGTCCACGAACTCTCCGGACTTCACAGAAGAGCAGAAGGTAACCGTTTCATCTGTCTgcagtaaatgaaaaaaacgaCGACTCTGCTTCAAATCATAaggttttgtcttctttctctctctgttttttttttttgtatatatatatatatatatatatatacagaaaaCTTTGGGAAAGATTGCAACATGCCTGGAGATGAGAAGTGCCAGTTtgcaggtttgtgttttgttttttttttcatttgagcCAATATTTATACCAAGTCACACTTGGTTTATATACTTCCTggtgttttaagtgttttttctgtgaatatggttttatttttatgtgtgtgtgtttcctcagTGCACGCAGTCAAAGGAGGAGTTCAAGTTAGAAGACCTGAAGAAACTGGAAAGCAGTGAGTTTTCTGACCTGTAGCTCTGAGTTTCCACAGATAAAAATCTAACCaactctttatttctttctttttgtttatccaCAGTAATAAAGAACGTCCTCACTTATAACAAAGAGTTTCCTTTTGATGTCCAGCCGGTGCCACTAAGGTaagctgggtgttttttgtttccagctCTGATATTTGTCTCATTTATGAACGTACGTAAAGACATCAGCTTCCCTTGTATAGAAGTTTATCTGGTCCAAGGACGCCAAAGTGCTTCACTCTACATTCATTCACCCACCCATTCATAAACTCAGCATCTTTTACGCattaatttaaagtattttcgAGCCACCGCTTCGttgtttttttgaaacaaagaaaaggatgaACTCTCTAACCAAACATTGTGAGGatttctgtcaggttttggttctgctgatccttttttcctcccctccctgTCAGGAGGATCCTCGCTCCGGGGGAGGAGGAGAACCTCgagctggaggaagaggaggatgctgCAGCGGGAGCCGGATCAGCCGAGACGTTCCCGCCGAGAGCGCCCGGTACGCTCTCAATTCTGTTCTCTCTATCTTCACAGCTTCGATTTTAACCCTCTGATGCATAACGTTTAGTTTTAACCAGAACCTGTCGACCCGACAGAACGTGACTGAAAGGGTTTGTCGGAGTTAAATTCAGAAGTACGCTGTTTTTCTTGGCTGCACTTCAAGTTTAATGATTTACAGCTCGATCAGAATTTGACCCAAGGAggattttattcctaaaagtaTGTACTTTAAACCAGAGTTAGGTTGCTGCGGTTCCTTTATTTAATGCTGATCGTGTCAGAAACTGTCAGCAGAAGTTTAGATTCATATTAAAGCCTGAAATACTCACATAATCAGTAGCTGCAACAGAACGATcattattttggtgttttttgacaaaaagagcTGGAAGAACAAACAGCAGATCAGAAACCCATCTTAAACTGATTTATCGTTCTGCTGTGAATGTGAAGGATGTAAACTTGTTAGCTAACGTGGTCCACATCGGGATTTGACGAGGTGTTAAAttgtagaaacaaacaaaatagtttCATTAACAACAGAAATGCTCTGTGTCACAGAACGAACTCTGATGTTCGTCTGAACAGGAGAACCGCTGCTCCGTCGCTGATGCGTCTAACCTCTGTCCTTTTCCAGGGACTCTGTTGCCACGGTTACCCTCCGAACCCAGGATGACGCTGCTTACAATAAAGATCGAAAAAATCGGGTTGAAGGATGCCGGCCAGTGCATCGACCCTTATATCACCATCAGCGTCAAAGGTACACCGCCTGTTGGTTCAGTAACCccttagcttttagttagcctttagctacttctagctaccattctgctgcttAGCCAGTCTGCTATTTCAAGCTTCTGGCTACACCTTTGATACTTCAGCTTatagctagctttttgttactttgtcttttttgctacttttagcttttggctactgttcTGTCACTTATAGCTTTTAgtaaacatttagctgtttttagctagcattttgctgttttagcttttggctactgttctgctatttgtagcttttagctagcctttttctaccTCTTTGGTACTTCAGCTTatagctagctttttgttactatagtctttttatttttttgctttaaaaccttttactgtttttagctagcattttgctgttttagcttttggctactgttctgctacttatggcttttagctagccttttgctacttttggctacCCCTTTGATACTTCAGCTTATAGCTGGCTTTTGTTactattaatctttttttgctactattagcttttggtaaactttttgcagtttttagcttttggctactgttcTGCCACTTAGAGCTTTTGgtaaacatttagctgtttttagctagcattttgctcttttagcttttggctactgttctgctatttatagcttttagctaggcttttgcaacttttaacttctagctagATTTGGTTGCTTCTAtcttttagcctttttgctcattttctctACTTTGCTCTCAGCTAGCatttgcttcctttagcttttagctagtgctctgcttcttttagcttttaataactcagtttcgGCTTCTTCAGGACTCACACAGAACATCTCCAGTTAATATGTGACTCAGAGAAGACCTTCTGAGCTTCTGGTTTTAGATCCTTCCCACTCTGTTTTACACGAAAACAGCTTGAATGTTACGGATTCTTCGGGTCCTGAAATCGAAGCTTTTGTGCGTTCTGCCTTTAGACGTGAACGGCGTGGATCTGAACCCCGCACAGGACACGCCTGTGGCCACCAGCAAGGAAGACACCTACATCCACTTCAGAGTGGACGTGGAGATTCAGAGGCACATAGAGAAACTACCCAAAGGTAAGCAAGCGGTTGAACTGTTGAACTTTCACACCATCAGAGGGACACTTTCAGCAGTAAAAACCTTTCTGTGACGAGCAAAATGTTCGCTCCGAATTTCAGCTGAAGTAAAGAGTTCAGGGctctggaaaataaaattaattcatGTTCTCGAAGAAATGAAGAAGTTAGCAGGCAGCTTTTACCTGGGTTTGGAATTTCATGTAAGAAAAATCAGAGTTAAAGCTGAGTCGggttaaactatttctccaaactgaggtcgccCACGGAGCCGTCTATGACAGGTGAGATGATaattgttcgtaacctttccTCCAAAAAGCCCCGCTTCCAAAGATCCGAGCGACTGTTTCCTCACTGTGTTGTCGACTCTTCCAGGAGCTGCTATCTTCTTCGAGTTCAAGCACTACAAGCCCAAAAAGAGGTTCACCAGCACAAAGTGTTTCGCCTTCATGGAGATGGACGAGATCAAACCTGGACCCATCGTGATTGAACTGTGAGGGTTTGGTTGTTGTTCTTTAAACGCCATGATAGCTGTCATAATGTACAATCTGTCAAtgtgtgtttattataaaaaaacacaaatcaaaataattgaaaaattgcatattttgatAGCTGTCATGGCTCCAAGTTACTGTTCTCTCAGTTAtcagctgaaataataaaacctgcTTCCTTCGTGGATTCTCAGGTACAAGAAGCCGACTGACTTTAAGAGGaagaagctgcagcttctcACGAAGAAACCACTTTATCTCCACCTTCATCAGACGCTACACAAAGACACCTGAGTGTCCGACTCCAGCggtgctcctcctcctcctcctcctcctcctcatcatcacaTCCAGCAATACCAAATGAAGGCTGTGGGGttcaacatgaagaaaaaaaaaatgacccaaactGACCCAGATGTTTGTCACATCAGTtcactcaaagtgcttttttttgtttcagatgaaactcaaaaaccttaaaaagtacactttaaaagaaaaaagaagcagcagtaGCACGTTCGTTCGTTCAGTCGTGTTCGGTCTTCCACATTTCGACCACAGATGTTTAGGAGGTTCGTTGCGTTTGCGCCACTGGACTCTggactttgaaataaaaaccagcagaacattAACTCCTTAATCCTGTCGCCATCTCggaaaacaacaaatctgtttgttctgggggctttttttgtgtgtttttgcactcTTGTTACAAATGAAGGAGATTCGTGTTCTTATTAATGGCCGACCGGATGTTTCTGGGAGGCGTCATCatctgattttaattaaaaactaaaagaaagcaGCAGACTTGTTGCTAACATTGAAGCTGGTGTGAGGTAAAGGGTTAATGGAGGGGATTTGGGACGAGTTAAAGTCCCAATCCGGCCATCTGGAGGGTTGATTAAACTCTTCTGGGATGATATAAAcctaaaatcataaaactgtgATCAAGTTTGCCATATTTAACATCTGTTGCCTCATGAATTACCAGCATTTGAACTGGAATTCAGTGTGAAAACAGCCCACAAATGTAGCTTCTCCTCTTTGCACATCCTATATtccatttgttttacattttcttgcTTTAACAACAATagctttgtctgtttttgtaatggcttttaatttataaattaatctctattatttaatttttgtttggaGGATCGCCTCCGAAGCTCACAAAAGGTTCATTTAAAGAGAGCcgagtttatttttcaaatcctCACACATAAATGTATAAGTAAACACTAACAGAAACTAAAGCCATCCAGCCGCTCATAccagttcagttttgtttgaatcATATTTTTATATGTAGCCTTTATGATTTCATGTTACATACATGTAAAATAATACTGTAACAGAACTCCCAAGTATTTAAATACTCagtaaatgtttcagatttaataaaaatgtttgcccCATGATGGATTTAACGTCCTCCTGATtcagtttttaatgcttttccATCCTGTTCGTTTTCATCACGGCTGCAGCGCGCTTTAAAAATGAGAAGTATTCACGTTACGCCGCTcagattagtttttatttttaaatttaatgttaaGTTTACATGCTGTTCTGTCTGAATGGAAAGTTCCACAAAGCtgtggtcaaaaaaaaaaaaaaaaaaggtgcatcTTGCATCTTCACTGGCAAACGAGCAGAAACTCGTCCtgtatcagattttatttttgtaacatcAGAGAACTGAAGACGGGAAAGAAAACCGCTGTAAGATACACCAACTGATGAATTAACGGTGATAATAAATGTATGAAACTGGGaggtctttagtttttttttttttttttctaataaactCGGTTTAATTTAATCTAGAACATCATATTCCTGActgtaaatgtgatttatttctcCTTATAGTTCTGTAATATGTgctatttatcatttaaaatataaagattcTCATTAAGGCAAAGGATAAATTAGATTTCCAGACTTCTGCCCAGCACCGTCAGCcatctgtatattttttttaaccaatttcATCTCGAAAACATAAAACGAAGGTTAAACTACTCCCCTTCCTCTTAATTAAATCTTGGCTTTAATTGATCCACTTTACAACCTGCTGTGTGTAATTTAAACCCTAATTAAACTCATCCTGCTGTGATACGACGGCAGAAGAATCCGTAAACGTGCAAACCTCGTTGGTTTCACTGCAGTGACGTTTAAAGCCCATTTTGGGTAACTTACCCACATTTAAACCTCATTATTCCCTCGTCAGAAGGCGTATGAAGCACATCCCTTCAGTGACACGTTTACATCCTTTATTATTAAAAGTTCTATCAACATAGTAAAATAAGTTATACATCTGCCCTTCAAATGACACATTTCCTTTACAGTTCGTTCTGAAGCAACAACTGGTATCCTTGAAATGCTAGAACTTAAAACCCTTTTTCTGTTGCTATTAGCTTAAAAAGGAATTTCCACAGGAAAcgacattaaaaaaatgtgcccCTTAAAAATCattgctatatatatatatatatatatatatatatatatatatatatatatatatatatataagatttAACACACCTCAAGTGTTATTGCACAATAAGCTGTTAAGAAAAGTGGCAACGGGTTCAAAGGGATCTCAGACACGTACTGATCAATGATTCTTTAAagaccttgtttgtttttttttaataaacattgaaattaaaaaagaaattaacagaaatatgaaaatcaTGACCTAGTTTGGGACTCGATCTGGGCTTCCTATCACCTTGGAGGTGACGGCGGGTTTAATTCGTCTGCTGTAGCTGGTGGGAGTTTTTAAGGCTTGACCACCGAGTCCTGAGGGGCCTCCTGCCTCGCGTGCAGGTCCTGAGCGGGGCGGCTCTGAGGGCCCGCCGAGTTCTGGATGGCGTTGGGTGCGGCCTGACCGTATGCGTCGCCGGAACGTGCAGGGAGAAGGGGCTGGACGCCCGGAGGCAGGTCCATCGGGGGGCCGGTGTGGTCTCGTGGTCCTGGGAACCGCATGTCAGGAGGGACAGGTGGTCGGGGTCCCACAGGCCCGCGGACACCTAAAccagataaacaaaaagataaGATGCAGCAGGAAACGACTGAGCTAATTGTGCTTCAAAGTTTTGTTGCTAAACTAAACTGGTATTATATTCTGAAAAAGGTCCATGAAAGGGAAGGCTGAACATACCAGGAGGGGGTGGAACTGGTCCAAAGGCATGAGGTGGAGGGGGACGGAAGTGTGGTGGTGGAGGACCCCGAGGGTCAATTAGAGGTCCAGGACCCGGCCTGGGGTGGAATACAAGTCCATTGGCAGGTCGAGGTCCAAACTCTGCCCCCATTGGTCCAGGTGGGGGCATTCCTGGGTGTCCATTGGCTGGCAGAGGTGGACCGTGATAGGGTGGAGGGACATTTGGAGGAAGAGGCCCGGGTGGGA from Kryptolebias marmoratus isolate JLee-2015 linkage group LG19, ASM164957v2, whole genome shotgun sequence carries:
- the rnf8 gene encoding E3 ubiquitin-protein ligase rnf8 isoform X1 encodes the protein MDGVTTDSCAAEEDEGSDSEVLCLMRVGGNSDWLRLFENAEITVGRGLDVTYQLLSSSCPLMISRLHCAFRQKEDGQWTVIDKKSLNGVWVNGNRIPADEPHLLRLGDSIQLGVPLLETGVEFDYILTQRPLKDIKAYLAKRHRDCAKAPQIPKKFKRKLIVEDVEPSTSKPKLYRCSSAGDSFAKPCPLSPVRQLQRLSNAQPEETPPSRQTQKGEQPPDSRSSPCDLDHLQRYSHNIMLLRERVDDTQRQVASLEGEPRQDDPLRGEQVRELQGQLEMLRAKMHQMETLERTFSETKRQLEEQKTQQQEELMKKQLEEALQEQKKVIDELALSRQGYEEILSAKNKELEVTKEEKEKAKAQKDEVVTQVTEVLENELQCIICSELFIEAVNLNCSHSFCSYCINQWRKKKDECPICRQAIQSQSRCLALDNCIDRMVDNLSLDMKARRQTLITERKDERNAIRSAAEVAEVMVIHDDDSRSSDGSMVSVFSSLSSVVSVDTDSSIFLDSDEFL
- the rnf8 gene encoding E3 ubiquitin-protein ligase rnf8 isoform X5 is translated as MDGVTTDSCAAEEDEGSDSEVLCLMRVGGNSDWLRLFENAEITVGRGLDVTYQLLSSSCPLMISRLHCAFRQKEDGQWTVIDKKSLNGVWVNGNRIPADEPHLLRLGDSIQLGVPLLETGVEFDYILTQRPLKDIKAYLAKRHRDCAKAPQIPKKFKRKLIVEDVEPSTSKPKLYRCSSAGDSFAKPCPLSPVRQLQRLSNAQPEETPPSRQTQKGEQPPDSRSSPCDLDHLQRYSHNIMLLRERVDDTQRQVASLEGEPRQDDPLRGEQVRELQGQLEMLRAKMHQMETLERTFSETKRQLEEQKTQQQEELMKKQLEEALQEQKKVIDELALSRQGYEEILSAKNKELEVTKEEKEKAKAQKDEVVTQVTEVLENELQCIICSELFIEAVNLNCSHSFCSYCINQWRKKKDECPICRQAIQSQSRCLALDNCIDRMVDNLSLDMKARRQTLITERKGER
- the aida gene encoding axin interactor, dorsalization-associated protein, which gives rise to MSDVNKTIQKWNASFRKGTDFDSWGQLVEAIDEYQILARQLQKEVQSTNSPDFTEEQKKTLGKIATCLEMRSASLQCTQSKEEFKLEDLKKLESIIKNVLTYNKEFPFDVQPVPLRRILAPGEEENLELEEEEDAAAGAGSAETFPPRAPGTLLPRLPSEPRMTLLTIKIEKIGLKDAGQCIDPYITISVKDVNGVDLNPAQDTPVATSKEDTYIHFRVDVEIQRHIEKLPKGAAIFFEFKHYKPKKRFTSTKCFAFMEMDEIKPGPIVIELYKKPTDFKRKKLQLLTKKPLYLHLHQTLHKDT
- the rnf8 gene encoding E3 ubiquitin-protein ligase rnf8 isoform X2; translated protein: MDGVTTDSCAAEEDEGSDSEVLCLMRVGGNSDWLRLFENAEITVGRGLDVTYQLLSSSCPLMISRLHCAFRQKEDGQWTVIDKKSLNGVWVNGNRIPADEPHLLRLGDSIQLGVPLLETGVEFDYILTQRPLKDIKAYLAKRHRDCAKAPQIPKKFKRKLIVEDVEPSTSKPKLYRCSSAGDSFAKPCPLSPVRQLQRLSNAQPEETPPSRQTQKGEQPPDSRSSPCDLDHLQRYSHNIMLLRERVDDTQRQVASLEGEPRQDDPLRGEQVRELQGQLEMLRAKMHQMETLERTFSETKRQLEEQKTQQQEELMKKQLEEALQEQKKVIDELALSRQGYEEILSAKNKELEVTKEEKEKAKAQKDEVVTQVTEVLENELQCIICSELFIEAVNLNCSHSFCSYCINQWRKKKDECPICRQAIQSQSRCLALDNCIDRMVDNLSLDMKARRQTLITERKDERNAIRSAEVAEVMVIHDDDSRSSDGSMVSVFSSLSSVVSVDTDSSIFLDSDEFL
- the rnf8 gene encoding E3 ubiquitin-protein ligase rnf8 isoform X4; translated protein: MDGVTTDSCAAEEDEGSDSEVLCLMRVGGNSDWLRLFENAEITVGRGLDVTYQLLSSSCPLMISRLHCAFRQKEDGQWTVIDKKSLNGVWVNGNRIPADEPHLLRLGDSIQLGVPLLETGVEFDYILTQRPLKDIKAYLAKRHRDCAKAPQIPKKFKRKLIVEDVEPSTSKPKLYRCSSAGDSFAKPCPLSPVRQLQRLSNAQPEETPPSRQTQKGEQPPDSRSSPCDLDHLQRYSHNIMLLRERVDDTQRQVASLEGEPRQDDPLRGEQVRELQGQLEMLRAKMHQMETLERTFSETKRQLEEQKTQQQEELMKKQLEEALQEQKKVIDELALSRQGYEEILSAKNKELEVTKEEKEKAKAQKDEVVTQVTEVLENELQCIICSELFIEAVNLNCSHSFCSYCINQWRKKKDECPICRQAIQSQSRCLALDNCIDRMVDNLSLDMKARRQTLITERKDQNRIETLAVNKESLWQGMSVTPSDQLKLPR
- the rnf8 gene encoding E3 ubiquitin-protein ligase rnf8 isoform X3 codes for the protein MDGVTTDSCAAEEDEGSDSEVLCLMRVGGNSDWLRLFENAEITVGRGLDVTYQLLSSSCPLMISRLHCAFRQKEDGQWTVIDKKSLNGVWVNGNRIPADEPHLLRLGDSIQLGVPLLETGVEFDYILTQRPLKDIKAYLAKRHRDCAKAPQIPKKFKRKLIVEDVEPSTSKPKLYRCSSAGDSFAKPCPLSPVRQLQRLSNAQPEETPPSRQTQKGEQPPDSRSSPCDLDHLQRYSHNIMLLRERVDDTQRQVASLEGEPRQDDPLRGEQVRELQGQLEMLRAKMHQMETLERTFSETKRQLEEQKTQQQEELMKKQLEEALQEQKKVIDELALSRQGYEEILSAKNKELEVTKEEKEKAKAQKDEVVTQVTEVLENELQCIICSELFIEAVNLNCSHSFCSYCINQWRKKKDECPICRQAIQSQSRCLALDNCIDRMVDNLSLDMKARRQTLITERKDQNRIETLAVNKESLWQGMSVTPSDQQLKLPR